From a single Aythya fuligula isolate bAytFul2 chromosome 16, bAytFul2.pri, whole genome shotgun sequence genomic region:
- the RBM12 gene encoding RNA-binding protein 12 produces the protein MAVVIRLQGLPIVAGTMDIRHFFSGLTIPDGGVHIVGGELGEAFIVFATDEDARLGMMRTGGTIKGSKVTLLLSSKTEMQNMIELSRRRFETANLDMPPANASRSGPPPSSGMSGRVNLPTTVPNFNNPSPSVVTASTTVHESNKNISTFSTASMGTAPPNLGSTFGSPTFSSTIPSTASPMNTVPPPPIPPIPAMPSLPPMPSIPPIPVPPPVPTLPPVPPVPPIPPVPPVPPMTPMPPISGMPPMNPPPVAPLPTGMNGSGAAVNMNSGLNPLFIGPMNPVNPIQMNSQNSVKPIPINPDDLYVSVHGMPFSATESDVKDFFLGLRVDAVHMLKDHVGRNNGNGLVKFFSPQDTFEALKRNRMLMIQRYVEVSPATERQWVAAGGHITFKQTMGPSGQPHPPPPQAHSRSKSPSGQKRSRSRSPHEQGFCVYLKGLPFESENKHVIDFFKKLDIVEDSIYIAYGPNGKAIGEGFVEFRNEADYKAALCHHKQYIGNRFIQVHPITKKAMLEKIELIRKRLQNFNYDQREIIMNAEAESGLPKLCAHISNIPYNITKMEILQFLEGLAVEENSVQILVDNNGQGLGQALVQFKAEDDARKAERLHRKKLNGRDVVLRLITVEEMRDIERNPQSQGKKILKIPIQGNAPVPGAQAPAAEEHAFLGGNPKEANNGPPFNFPGNFSGSGAFGPPLPPPGLGGFPDARPGIPAVASSGLPGAGIEVPGFAGGPGNLSGPSGFGGGPQGFGNGPGNLSGPPNFGGGPPGIAGGLGHLSGPPGFGPGPGNIHISGPPGFGTGSGKPGPTVIKVQNMPFTVSVDEILDFFYGYQVIPSSVCLKYNEKGMPTGEAMVAFESRDEAMAAVVDLNDRPIGSRKVKLVLG, from the coding sequence ATGGCTGTGGTCATCCGCTTGCAAGGTCTCCCGATTGTGGCGGGGACCATGGACATTCGCCACTTCTTCTCTGGATTGACCATTCCTGATGGGGGCGTGCATATTGTAGGGGGTGAACTGGGTGAGGCTTTCATCGTTTTTGCCACTGATGAAGATGCAAGGCTTGGTATGATGCGCACAGGTGGTACAATTAAAGGGTCTAAAGTAACACTATTACTAAGCAGTAAAACCGAAATGCAAAACATGATAGAACTCAGTCGTAGGCGTTTCGAAACTGCCAATCTAGATATGCCACCAGCAAATGCTAGCAGGTCAGGACCACCACCTAGTTCTGGAATGAGTGGAAGGGTTAACTTGCCCACTACTGTACCTAACTTTAATAACCCTTCTCCTAGTGTAGTAACAGCTTCAACTACTGTGCATGAGAGCAATAAAAACATATCCACATTTTCTACTGCCAGTATGGGGACTGCACCTCCAAATCTTGGGAGTACCTTTGGTAGCCCAACGTTTAGCTCGACTATACCTAGTACAGCATCCCCAATGAATACAGTACCTCCTCCACCAATCCCTCCTATTCCAGCTATGCCATCTTTGCCACCAATGCCTTCTATTCCCCCAATCCCTGTTCCTCCTCCTGTGCCCACACTGCCTCCTGTTCCTCCGGTTCCCCCAATACCCCCTGTGCCCCCTGTACCCCCGATGACGCCTATGCCTCCCATATCGGGAATGCCTCCTATGAATCCTCCACCCGTAGCACCTTTACCCACTGGAATGAATGGGTCTGGAGCAGCAGTGAATATGAACAGCGGCTTGAATCCATTGTTTATTGGTCCCATGAATCCTGTAAATCCTATCCAGATGAATTCTCAAAATAGTGTCAAACCAATTCCAATCAATCCAGACGATTTGTATGTCAGCGTTCATGGAATGCCCTTTTCTGCAACAGAATCTGATGTGAAAGACTTTTTCCTTGGGCTCCGTGTGGATGCAGTCCATATGCTGAAGGATCATGTAGGTCGAAATAATGGAAACGGACTAGTTAAGTTCTTTTCTCCTCAAGATACGTTTGAAGCACTGAAGCGAAACAGAATGCTGATGATTCAGCGCTATGTTGAAGTTAGTCCTGCAACAGAGAGACAGTGGGTGGCTGCTGGAGGCCACATAACTTTCAAGCAAACCATGGGTCCCTCTGGGCAACCgcaccctcctcctccacaggctCATTCTAGGTCCAAATCTCCTAGCGGACAGAAAAGGTCACGATCTAGATCTCCCCATGAACAGggtttctgtgtttatttgaaAGGTCTTCCATTTGAATCGGAGAACAAACatgtaatagatttttttaaaaagctggaTATAGTTGAAGACAGCATCTATATAGCTTATGGACCTAATGGGAAGGCAATTGGAGAGGGTTTTGTTGAGTTCAGAAATGAAGCTGATTACAAagcagctttgtgtcatcataAGCAGTACATAGGGAATCGCTTCATTCAAGTTCATCCAATTACTAAAAAGGCAATGTTAGAAAAGATAGAGCTGATTCGTAAAAGATTGCAGAACTTTAACTATGACCAGAGAGAAATCATCATGAATGCTGAGGCAGAGTCAGGTTTGCCAAAATTGTGTGCACATATATCTAATATTCCGTACAATATAACAAAAATGGAAATCCTTCAGTTTCTAGAGGGACTGGCAgtagaagaaaattctgtacaAATTCTTGTTGATAATAATGGGCAAGGCTTAGGACAAGCACTGGTTCAGTTTAAAGCTGAAGATGATGCTCGTAAGGCAGAGCGTTTGCACCGTAAAAAGCTGAATGGAAGAGATGTTGTGTTACGTTTGATTACTGTAGAAGAAATGAGAGATATCGAGAGAAACCCACAGTCTCAAGGgaaaaagatactgaaaataCCAATACAAGGAAATGCAcctgtgcctggagcacaggCCCCTGCTGCGGAGGAGCATGCCTTCTTGGGGGGAAATCCTAAAGAAGCGAACAATGGCCCTCCATTTAATTTCCCTGGTAACTTTAGTGGGTCTGGCGCATTTGGTCCGCCTCTGCCGCCACCTGGATTAGGTGGCTTTCCTGATGCTAGACCAGGAATACCTGCAGTTGCAAGTAGTGGTTTGCCTGGTGCAGGTATTGAGGTCCCAGGTTTTGCAGGTGGTCCTGGTAATTTGAGTGGACCGTCAGGTTTCGGAGGGGGCCCTCAGGGTTTTGGTAACGGTCCTGGCAATTTAAGTGGACCCCCCAATTTTGGTGGTGGCCCTCCAGGAATTGCTGGTGGTCTTGGGCATTTAAGTGGACCTCCGGGGTTTGGACCTGGACCGGGAAACATACATATTAGTGGACCCCCAGGTTTTGGAACAGGGTCTGGGAAGCCAGGACCAACTGTCATAAAAGTGCAAAATATGCCCTTTACTGTTTCGGTGGATGAAATTCTGGATTTCTTTTATGGTTACCAAGTGATCCCTAGTTCAGTGTGCTTAAAATACAACGAGAAAGGCATGCCCACAGGAGAAGCAATGGTTGCATTTGAGTCTCGTGATGAAGCAATGGCAGCTGTTGTTGATTTAAATGACAGGCCTATAGGCTCAAGAAAAGTAAAACTTGTTTTAGGGTAG